The proteins below come from a single Tigriopus californicus strain San Diego chromosome 3, Tcal_SD_v2.1, whole genome shotgun sequence genomic window:
- the LOC131877333 gene encoding cadherin-87A-like, producing the protein MGVIRALWVTMAVINACQALNLAPYFTADMNQHTLTENTVVGTVIYQLKGEDPEGSRVQFGLQGTDMLTVDPDSGEVTVVEIIDRESRQGINDNEIRLTVTIQDEVQEGQGTPNVVRVPISVIVLDENDNEPVFQGLPYKIAINEDTPVDTTIFRAIEVTDVDLVGEVLEVKCLRLEEFRTLCDYFEIVPRRRETDHDMFRGSVVLKRPLDYKERQIFRMPIAVYDGKFTVNSEILFTIIDVQNTPPVFSGSLTGIVNEDDPIGTRVLQIKAKDGDSGSPRRIIYDLVENPNDYFVIDVNTGEIRVDRELDRESLTASSGVLSLKVRASELVNGIPGTDATTSSTADVTITIRDVNDEAPTFNQQEYDVSITENVPFGTPLANLNMEVKDTDTGPNALFKLSLIDSTGKFSVEPKNANGHSAVSIKVNSKKLDYENPNERKFLLLVVAEETNTKEGLSSTATVTVQIQDLNDNSPVFEKNSYTALISEDATEGTEVITINAKDRDSEDFGTQGIRYQLRGTGAELFNVDPITGKITVAACATNCLDYEVTKAYFLSYSATDDNGEGKKTVVNLRITVGDANDNPPLFERDSYFATINEGQAEFQPKLVLRANDVDDSSSLTFTIKDGNINDLFSLHPKTGEIKVKAKGGLRLDNIPTDRIQLSVEVTDGNSVDYVTVEIAVKDVNDRHPTFEKEMYIASVPEDAPIGSPIENVMATDADFGPNAKIAYRIQKGSYDDFQVDPTSGLITISNELDFDRREGYNIEIIAYDQGVPSLSGTTTLAVTVMNKNNKAPYFLPSTQRTQITEDTAVGDLVIQLNATDPDISDQVDILYSIVEPITAVDKDGKQVVGTELFKQFFSVNDTTGQVFVTNPLDRNVAAIVSLTVQVTDESADPPQYGIGTLVITLVDINDFEPRFQEPWTLESPYISITVPEEQPNDTIVYKFGASDVDSNIDSFKIIPKNKFFQVNPGTGELIVQDRIDFESLEQKRITFDVVVFDAGVPQKSASAVVIANIENLNDETPKFTQKEYQTSLYENSEPNTPILQVEALDSDEGDFGQVNYQLTGAHRNAFSIGSQDGRISVIDSSILDRERVEFIVLKVVASDLAPTGSRRSSIVPVNITILDVNDNQPNFIQRDYEVTIVDNIPYYPEPSPIAQVAAMDVDEGIHGQLHFSIVEGNEDNQFFIDADEGVLYPNASFQGQSGKSYEIMIVVNDEGGNGSWTQLDRAKVIIHIENVNTHKPEWFPDPPPDQTIEIPEESAEGDIVILKVNARDRDVGENQRISYFIKDNNFNVNRAGRFSMDEVTGELKALGRFDREVRERYELVLVARDHGTPVAFETLRFVTVVITDINDNFPTFPKGVGGDNMIRFTVPEEEEPGFFVGRVKAEDPDTGKNGLVYYYIVGGNEERWFSIDKTYGNIYTKRHLDRETRDAFEVIIKATNNADLVCEGDTCDIDMETQDLHDSSIMKVQIFVEDKNDNLPQFRSDEFFVGIPFNAKVGDLILNAEAHDPDLGGPGDLSYALRSSDLYRAGSTTSSGSLVPSPFKMEGNGRLTLGALIAEFNQDRFVIDIEAKESNSNHRAKARVNLWVYEPEQLIKLVIAKTPKEVNADKMKIIAELRNVTQQVIVIDDIRFHIHEQDGLQRDMTDMFVHAVDEETNSILMPKDVLKSVDSNYEHLSLYYEEAGIHTIQPATDVRTETTSVDSNLIALIALLIIIFFGAIMFVILCCCMKSWIAKSSAKPEKLKDYHTSSMPIYNSASIIDEGTSPITPGPGGGGTDNPLWIDQQYKAYEEQELTMTVFSDQENSVISGTGTSTNGNGHPDMSSRIGSVSRASHLDTQSNAYATINKLPMVPSSRRSLFNGTLGLHGPDGEPAPDYATLEKSHRSPPGPVVPGIHSTPLHQSSLPRRFSNDFSGSRSNFIINKEGEPELVADLI; encoded by the coding sequence ATGGGTGTCATTCGGGCCCTTTGGGTCACGATGGCCGTGATCAACGCATGTCAGGCGTTAAATTTGGCACCCTACTTTACCGCAGATATGAACCAACATACTTTGACCGAAAACACAGTGGTTGGAACGGTCATTTATCAATTGAAGGGTGAAGATCCCGAAGGATCCAGGGTCCAATTTGGTCTTCAGGGCACAGACATGCTGACCGTGGATCCCGATTCTGGGGAGGTAACCGTGGTGGAAATCATTGATCGAGAGTCAAGACAAGGCATCAACGACAACGAGATCCGACTCACGGTCACTATTCAAGATGAGGTCCAAGAAGGTCAAGGCACTCCGAATGTGGTACGAGTTCCGATTTCCGTCATCGTTTTGGATGAAAACGACAATGAGCCGGTGTTCCAAGGCCTACCCTACAAGATTGCCATCAATGAAGACACTCCAGTAGATACAACTATATTCAGAGCCATTGAGGTGACGGATGTGGATCTCGTCGGTGAGGTGTTGGAGGTGAAATGTCTCCGATTAGAAGAATTCCGCACGTTGTGCGACTACTTTGAAATCGTTCCACGACGAAGAGAAACAGACCATGACATGTTCCGCGGATCGGTTGTTCTCAAAAGACCTTTGGATTACAAAGAAAGGCAGATCTTCAGGATGCCGATCGCGGTTTACGACGGGAAATTTACGGTCAATTCCGAGATTTTGTTCACAATCATCGATGTACAAAACACGCCTCCAGTATTTAGTGGTTCGCTTACGGGCATCGTGAATGAAGATGATCCCATTGGCACACGTGTActtcaaatcaaagccaaagatgGAGATTCCGGAAGCCCTCGAAGAATCATTTATGACTTGGTAGAAAACCCAAATGATTACTTTGTCATTGATGTAAACACTGGCGAAATCAGAGTCGATCGAGAACTTGACCGCGAATCTCTAACCGCATCATCTGGAGTTCTATCCTTGAAGGTCAGGGCCTCAGAGTTGGTGAATGGCATTCCTGGCACAGATGCGACAACAAGCTCAACGGCAGATGTTACTATTACCATTCGAGATGTGAATGATGAGGCTCCTACTTTCAATCAACAAGAATATGACGTCTCCATCACTGAgaatgttccatttggaacaCCTCTGGCCAACTTGAACATGGAAGTGAAAGACACGGATACCGGTCCAAATGCACTATTCAAACTCAGTCTGATCGATAGTACCGGAAAGTTTTCCGTGGAGCCAAAAAACGCAAACGGTCATAGTGCTGTTAGTATCAAAGTGAATTCCAAGAAGTTGGATTATGAGAATCCCAATGAAAGGAAATTCTTGCTTTTGGTTGTGGCCGAAGAGACCAACACCAAAGAGGGCCTTTCCTCCACAGCCACCGTCACAGTTCAAATTCAGGATCTCAATGACAACAGtccagtttttgaaaagaactCGTATACAGCATTGATCTCTGAAGACGCCACTGAAGGCACTGAAGTTATTACAATCAACGCCAAGGACAGGGACAGTGAAGATTTTGGAACCCAAGGAATTCGTTATCAGCTCCGTGGAACCGGTGCAGAGCTCTTCAACGTGGATCCAATCACAGGGAAGATCACAGTGGCTGCCTGTGCGACCAATTGCTTGGATTACGAGGTCACTAAGGCATACTTTTTATCTTACTCCGCAACTGATGACAACGGGGAAGGGAAAAAGACGGTGGTTAATCTCCGCATAACTGTTGGAGATGCAAATGACAACCCTCCTTTGTTTGAAAGAGATTCTTACTTTGCGACGATAAATGAAGGCCAAGCAGAATTCCAACCGAAGCTGGTTCTACGTGCCAATGACGTGGACGATTCATCTAGTCTAACGTTCACTATTAAGGATGGCAATATCAATGATCTCTTCTCTCTTCATCCCAAAACGGGTGAGATTAAGGTAAAAGCCAAAGGTGGCCTTCGGTTGGACAACATTCCAACCGACAGAATTCAACTGAGTGTGGAGGTGACTGACGGAAATAGCGTGGATTATGTGACTGTGGAGATAGCTGTGAAAGATGTCAACGATCGACATCCAACGTTCGAGAAAGAAATGTACATAGCTTCAGTGCCCGAAGATGCTCCAATTGGATCCCCAATTGAGAATGTGATGGCGACTGACGCAGATTTTGGCCCCAACGCAAAGATTGCGTACCGAATACAGAAGGGATCGTACGATGACTTTCAAGTGGATCCAACCTCCGGTCTCATAACCATTTCCAATGAGTTGGACTTTGATCGAAGGGAAGGCTACAATATTGAGATCATCGCTTACGACCAAGGCGTTCCATCTCTCTCTGGAACGACAACCTTGGCCGTGACAGtcatgaacaaaaacaacaaggcTCCGTACTTCCTACCTTCAACCCAGCGCACCCAAATCACAGAAGACACGGCAGTGGGCGATCTTGTGATTCAACTAAATGCCACCGATCCTGACATAAGTGATCAAGTCGATATTCTTTACTCGATTGTTGAGCCCATCACAGCCGTGGATAAGGATGGCAAGCAAGTGGTTGGGACAGAATTGTTCAAGCAGTTCTTCTCGGTGAATGACACCACAGGCCAAGTGTTCGTGACCAATCCATTGGACAGAAACGTAGCCGCCATTGTCTCTTTAACGGTTCAGGTAACTGACGAAAGTGCTGACCCTCCCCAATATGGCATTGGAACTCTTGTTATCACTTTGGTTGACATCAACGACTTTGAGCCGAGATTCCAAGAGCCTTGGACATTGGAGAGTCCTTATATTTCAATAACAGTGCCCGAGGAACAACCCAATGACACGATAGTGTACAAATTTGGAGCCTCTGACGTCGACTCCAATATAGATTCgttcaaaatcattcccaagaacaaattcttccaagTCAATCCCGGGACAGGCGAACTCATCGTCCAGGATCGAATTGATTTCGAGTCTTTGGAGCAGAAACGCATCACTTTCGACGTGGTGGTCTTTGATGCTGGCGTGCCTCAAAAAAGCGCCTCGGCCGTGGTCATTGCCAATATTGAGAATCTAAACGACGAGACGCCCAAATTTACTCAAAAGGAATACCAGACCTCATTATACGAGAACTCTGAGCCGAACACACCCATTCTCCAAGTGGAAGCCTTGGATAGCGACGAAGGTGACTTTGGTCAGGTTAATTACCAACTGACGGGTGCCCACAGGAATGCCTTTTCCATCGGGAGCCAAGATGGACGGATAAGTGTCATTGATTCATCGATTCTAGATCGAGAGCGGGTCGAGTTTATTGTATTGAAAGTGGTAGCTTCTGATTTGGCACCAACTGGTTCTCGACGCTCATCCATTGTGCCCGTCAACATCACGATTCTAGATGTGAACGATAATCAACCGAATTTCATTCAACGAGACTACGAAGTCACGATCGTCGACAACATCCCTTACTACCCCGAACCATCCCCCATTGCTCAAGTGGCAGCCATGGATGTAGATGAAGGAATCCACGGACAACTCCATTTCTCGATTGTTGAGGGCAACGAAGACAACCAATTCTTCATCGACGCCGACGAAGGTGTTCTGTATCCAAACGCCTCCTTCCAAGGCCAGAGCGGCAAGAGTTACGAAATCATGATCGTAGTCAATGATGAAGGTGGCAATGGCTCTTGGACACAATTAGATCGTGCCAAAGTCATTATCCACATCGAGAATGTGAATACTCATAAGCCAGAGTGGTTTCCAGATCCCCCTCCCGATCAGACCATTGAAATTCCTGAAGAATCAGCTGAGGGTGATATCGTGATCCTCAAGGTAAATGCCCGGGATAGAGATGTTGGAGAGAATCAAAGAATTAGCTACTTCATCAAAGACAACAACTTCAACGTCAACAGGGCAGGTAGATTCAGTATGGATGAGGTCACAGGAGAGCTCAAGGCTTTGGGACGATTTGACCGAGAAGTTCGAGAAAGGTACGAACTGGTCCTTGTTGCCAGGGATCATGGAACTCCCGTTGCTTTTGAGACCTTGCGATTTGTCACTGTCGTCATCACCGACATAAACGACAACTTCCCGACATTCCCGAAGGGAGTTGGTGGTGACAACATGATTCGATTCACCGTACCCGAAGAAGAGGAGCCTGGCTTTTTCGTGGGCCGAGTGAAGGCCGAAGATCCCGACACTGGCAAAAACGGCCTGGTCTATTATTACATCGTTGGCGGGAATGAGGAGAGATGGTTCAGCATTGATAAAACCTACGGCAACATCTACACGAAGCGACATTTGGACAGGGAAACACGGGATGCGTTTGAAGTGATCATCAAGGCAACAAATAACGCCGATCTGGTATGCGAGGGGGACACTTGTGACATCGACATGGAAACTCAAGATCTTCACGATAGCTCCATCATGAAGGTGCAAATCTTCGTCGAggacaaaaatgacaatttgcCGCAATTCCGTAGTGACGAATTTTTTGTCGgcattccattcaatgccaaAGTTGGGGATCTTATTCTAAATGCGGAGGCCCACGATCCCGATCTGGGCGGACCGGGCGACTTGAGCTACGCACTAAGATCGTCCGATCTCTATCGAGCAGGTAGCACCACTTCGTCAGGCTCTTTGGTGCCCTCACCTTTTAAAATGGAAGGGAATGGCAGACTCACGTTGGGAGCTCTGATCGCGGAGTTCAATCAGGATCGCTTTGTGATCGATATCGAGGCCAAAgaatccaattccaatcaCAGGGCCAAGGCCCGAGTTAATCTTTGGGTGTACGAACCCGAGCAACTCATCAAATTGGTCATTGCCAAAACTCCCAAAGAGGTCAATGCTGATAAGATGAAGATCATCGCGGAGCTCCGAAACGTCACCCAACAAGTCATCGTTATTGATGATATCCGCTTTCATATTCATGAACAGGATGGACTTCAACGAGACATGACGGATATGTTTGTCCATGCCGTGGACGAGGAAACGAATTCGATCTTGATGCCGAAGGATGTACTCAAATCGGTCGATTCTAATTATGAGCATCTCTCGCTCTACTACGAGGAGGCAGGGATCCATACCATTCAGCCTGCCACCGATGTCAGGACTGAAACAACATCAGTCGACTCGAATCTAATTGCCCTGATTGCCCTGCTCATTATCATATTCTTTGGTGCCATCATGTTCGTTATCCTTTGTTGCTGTATGAAATCTTGGATAGCCAAGTCCTCCGCCAAGcctgaaaaattgaaggactACCACACTTCTTCTATGCCAATCTATAACTCGGCCTCAATCATCGATGAGGGCACCTCACCCATCACACCCGGTCCCGGTGGAGGCGGAACGGATAATCCCTTGTGGATCGATCAACAGTATAAGGCCTACGAAGAGCAGGAGCTAACTATGACCGTGTTCAGCGATCAAGAGAACAGTGTCATCAGTGGGACCGGCACAAGTACCAACGGCAATGGTCATCCCGACATGTCCTCTCGGATTGGCAGCGTTAGTCGAGCCTCGCACCTCGATACTCAAAGCAATGCATACGCCACTATCAATAAGTTACCTATGGTTCCTTCCAGCCGGAGGAGTCTTTTCAACGGCACTCTCGGCTTGCACGGTCCGGATGGCGAGCCCGCTCCTGACTATGCCACTTTAGAGAAGTCTCATCGGTCTCCGCCGGGTCCGGTGGTCCCTGGCATTCACTCCACTCCTCTCCATCAGAGCTCGCTGCCTAGACGTTTCTCCAATGACTTCAGCGGGTCTCGCTCCAATTTCATCATTAACAAGGAAGGAGAGCCGGAATTAGTGGCTGACCTCATTTGA